GCCCCccccacatatatagcagatgtgcagcttggttttcatgcagGCCCCCCAACAACTTGATccagggctgtccctgaatctgttgcctgtctgtggatcccgTTCCCCTAACTGTGCTGGCTTgactagcctcagtgggagaggatgcacctagccctgagggacttgatgtgtcagggtgtgtgtgggaTACCCGGGGGGGGggtctccaccctctcagaggagaaggggagaagtatgggagggggtagggtggggtgcagtgatctggatgtaaaatgaataaataaattaatggataaAAAAAGTGCTTGTCACTAAAGCCCAGAGATCCAAGTCCAGTCCCTGGGaccctcatggtggaaggagggagctcatttctgaaagttgtccttggACTCCTtccacccttcccctgccccccaaaagcatgcatgcacgcgcacacattTAATAGCAAATCACTAATTTTATTGTGTCAAATACACATGCAtcctctttctctgctcttcacaccccacccccacttcttccAGTATCAGCAGGCAGAAGGCTCCCTCCTAGGCAAAGTCCAGTGTCTAGGACCAAGgcctcccctgacccccagtgTCCTCTTCAAGGGAAGTGGGTGAGGGGGAGCAGCAGTAACGGAAACAGTAGCTCCAGCACCCACAGTGAAGTGGGCATCTGAGAGGCCCCGATTTCTGCCTTCCGGGGCTGAAGGAATGACTGGTAACTACAGGTCTCCTTCACTGTCATGGGTCCCACTGAGTCTATCATGGCCATCAGTCTGCAGCCGATCGTAGTGGTGCAGCCTTTAACTTGCACGGTGGCGTCCATGCCTCCTAGGAGCCAGAAAAGATGGGGCAACAGGGGGGGCTTAGGGAACGGGGAGCCCCGTCTTCCCTCACCTCTAGAGCCCCGAGCACCAGAAACCTGAGGGATCTTTACCTCCAGAGAATTCAAGTCTTCCTTGATAGCACTGAGTTGTGCCATTGGCACAGGGCATAGAGGGGGCACTGGAACAGGAGCCCAGGGCCACACATGTCGGGCAGTGGCGGGTTCCTGACATGTTGGAGGTTGCTGGATGGGGATAAAAAGAGGGACGGTTAAGGCTGTAACTAGCACCCCGAGAAGTCGGTCCTGGCTGTTGTATCTCCCCTACCTGTGCTGTGTAGAGGCCACACTAACCAAGACCATTACTAAGTCCCTTCCACTCTTTcaattgattttcttttcatcaGAACCTCAGCCAATGGGGTACAGGGATAATGTAGCAGGTAAAGGCAGTTATCGTACAAACCTggagaccagagttcaattctcagcacccatatgaaagtggaaggagagaattaattctctaaagctgtcttctgacttccacacgtgtgcatgcacacatacacaccatacacatacataccacacacacacacacacacacacacacacacacacacacacacacacgcacacacacactaaaaaagaaACCCCAGTGACCACATGACTTCCACACTCTGCTTAACTGTGGTGACTGAAGTGAagggacatttcttttttttttttggttttttgagacagggtttctctgtgtagccctggctgtcctggaactcactctgtagaccaggctggcctcaaactcagaaatctgcctgcctctgcctcctgagtgctgggattaaaggtgtgtgccatcaccgccCGGCAATGAAGGGACATTTCTAGCACAAAGGTTTGTGGGTAATCAGCCGTATTACACCTCAGGTACTCCATTCAAGTTAAGAAAATGGAGGGTCACCTAACTACTTAAGACGgctcagcaaacatcttcaaggAGCTGAAATCCGAGTGGAGAAGAAGGCTGTATGTGAACGTGGGTTTGAGACAGAAATGGGAGCAGGGTTGCTGTTGGGATGGTAGGCACAGGCAGGGGTACCTTCcctactgacccatctctccagctcccatctaCAGTGTTACAAAGTGTGAACGTGAGTTGAAGAGGGGCTTGGACTGCAAAGGCAACAACATAGAAAAGAACCCTGCAGACTTGGGGAACTCTGTTCTGTTTGGCGCACTGAGGGTAAGCGGAGCAGAAACACAGAAGACAGCCTGACATCTCAGTGCTCATCCCCCGTCCCAGGTACCTGTGGTCTCTGGCACTCGCCAGACTGACGCTAGGCTGTCTTTGTTGTTGCAGAGGGAGTCATTGCAGTAGTTACTGTAAGAGATGGCAACCAGGCCAGGAGGTGCAGTATACTGGATGAAAGTCACCGCCTCTCCTCCTTGAGAAACACAGCTCTTACTGGCCAAAACGACGGTCCTGGTTCCATCTGTGACATAGGAAGTAGAGAACATGAATAGTGGGCCCAGTGCTCAGCAGGGAGAAAGCAGAGGACACAGCTATTCTCTCTCTCAAGCCTAagggatccccctgcctctgcctccctggtgctgggactacAAGCTCATGCCACCCATGCCTGgcatttttatgtgggttttggggattCAACTGAGATCCATATGCATTCGAGACGAGCACCTCCCCGACTTGGCTGGCTTTCCAAAGGCCATCTTTATTGCCACGGGGTATTGAGTTTAGCTATAAACACAGATCAGTGGGAgtgagaggaaaaagagaaacgaAGCTGAGAAGACAGGCAAGGTGTTAGTTAGGCCTGGAGACCAAACCGGTCAACGGGACTGCCGTCAGCCTGCACTGAGGGGCTGGCAGCTGAGACCCACCATTCTCTTCTATCTTACCTGCTTTAATCAACAGGACCGTTTCTTGGCAAAGTTCTCCTGGATTGCACTGCTCAGCCTTTGAAGTCCAGTTAAAGGTACGGCCTGGATCGTCTTCCAGACTCAGGGTTTGACTCACCTGGCAGTAGGTATTTTGGACCACTAGGAagatgaggaaaaaaatgaaactgcCCTTCTCTGTGGGGGTAACCCTTCCCCCAGTACCCTCTGTGAGCCAGTCATTTCCTACAGATACCCCACACGTACGAGTCCAACGTGAGGCGATTAGAAGAAAGATGAGCAGGACATACTGGATGCGGCAGGCTCCCATGGCTTCTCTAAGGTTGGGAAGAGCCGATCAAGACCTGGGAACTGGGACACAATTCAACCAGACAGAGAGGGGTTAAATCGTAGTTTTCTCTAAGTGTCCACTTGGTGGTAGATTTATGGTGTGCAAGACCCTAAGTCTGTCCTGAAGTAGCTTGTGAATTGACAGCAAGGCCACGGGTTTATCGTGCCTCAGTTTCCAAAGCTCTAAGACCCGGCCAGCTCTAGTTAAACAATAGGCTTTTGGCAACTGTCTTTCTTCAACTTGTAGACACAGGAGAGTGGGCCTTATGCTTTAAGCCTTAGGGACTTAACCTTAACAGCAAAAACCTCTCAAGGCCTCAGCATCTTAGCCCTTAGAGTCTAGCTCCACCAAAACTGGAATTTGGAGGGCACTGTCCTCTTCCTCCTAGGACTCAGGAGTTTGAGTTCCAGCTACTTCCCTCCCAACGGACACATGATTCTGGGCAGCCAGCCTATTCCCTCAGACTCAAAAGTCTAGGCAAACTCTGCTCCTTGATACTGAAATATAGATTCCAGGTCCTCCGTCAGAGCAAAagttcagaacccagcactcctaacAGAAGAAGAGAATCTCGTTCTTCTTCCTTAGACATAGGGGTCCCACACCAGCCCCCTCTGCCTCAGAATACAGGCTGAGGGCCTCAAACTCAGCCCTTCACCCTCAGACTCAATAGACAGACCCttgcctcctccctcagacccggTAGCCCGACCAGACCTTAGCCTCCTCCCTTTGACACAGTTAGCAAGACTGTTGGCCAGACTAGACCTTAGCCTCTTCCTTCAGACACGATTAGCCAGTTTTCTCCCTCAGAACAATGAATTCAGACCCCAGTCCGCCTTCCTCAAATCCTGGAGCCTGGGCTCCAGCTTTCCTTTTTCAAACTCAGAATTCCAGATCGCTATGCCTCCTCTCTCAGACCCAGGAATCCGGGGGCCAGCTTTCCCCCATCTTATTTAGTGTTCCAGAGTTCCAGACTCCCAACCTTCCTCCCTCGGACACAGAAGTCTAGACCCCCAGTCCTCCTCTCCCAGACCCCATTGACAAACCAGACACtagcctcctccctcagaccttGGAGTCCTGGCACCAGCTTTCCAGGTCCCCAACCATCTTCTCTCAGACCCAGAATTCCAGACCCCCAGCCTTTCTTCCTTCGACCCTGGAGTCCCGGCCCCTAGCGCTGCTCCCTCAGACCGAGGGGTCCCTCGGGCTGCCTTTTCCCCTCAGGAGTCCCGCCCAtgaccccttctcctccttccattCCCTCCTTGGGTTTGGGGAATACcggtctatttctttttaaaccagGAAAATTTTTTTCAGGCCACAGTGTGTCCTCCGTGCACCCAGCTTCGATGGCGACCGGTACCGTGTGCAGTGTTCCTGGTGCGGCTCCAGGAGGCACGGAAGGCGGGGCCAGCCTGGACAGGATACTCGAGGTCTCATTGGTTGAACGTGACTCATTGCATGGCCTGATTGGTCGAGTTTGGAGAATCACTGCATCTCATTGGTCCCCAGAGAAGCCAATCACTGGCCGCGTCTGAAGTCACATGCGCCGCCCCTGGCCGTTGCTACCCGGAGTGTATGTGGGAGCGGGGGCTCCAGGCTACGTGTTTCCCTGTTTGTGGACACTGCCTCAGCTCCCCCACCGCTCTAAATAGTAAACTTGGCGTTTGCCCATAGAACTAAATACCTACCTAAAGGGTCTTTCATATTCCTCGCCATGCCCCTGTTCCAGCACCCACCCAGAGGCCCATGTGCCAACTtaatcttcctccttctccattcAGCAATGGAGACTTTCACCCTCTAATCCTGACCTTCAGGGCTGAGTAGAGGATATAGCTCTCTTTCCTGTAGCTTAAGGTGCCTCTAAATATTGTAGGTCTGAGTAGCAATCGGGGGACAGCCCAGGTTGCCTGCACATCGTACAAAACCACTTAAATTTGTCAAAACATTTGGACGAGTTACACATGGATTTAAATTCTTGGATtacattttaatgtgtgtgtgtgtgtgtgtgtgtgtgtgttcatttgtgtgtcaAGGCTCATGTCTGGAGCTTAGGGGTTCTCAGTTCCCACCTTCCAGCATGTGGGTccagggaatcaaactcagaattGCTAGATTTGGTAGCAGGAACTTCTATCCCCTGAGCTATTTTGCTGCTTTTCAGTTCTCCgacttctcttccccctcctcctctccttcctccaagtaagtaaaacaaaaaaatgggttTAATTtgatctttaaatatattttactttgttcAACTATTGTTTTGTTCAGGCAGAGTCTTCTAGCCCAGGATGGCGTTAAACCCTCTCTGTAGCTGAAAATGACCCTTTACTGAACCCTCTTCTTGAGTCCACCATTTATACAACACTGGGTACTAGGGATTATGGCCCATGTCCTcgagcttgcatggcaagcactttgcccacttaggtcatctctccagactcccagaaatgtctttttttcctctgagacagggtttctctgtgtagtcctggctgtcctggaacttgctctagaaccaggttgtccttgaactcagagatccacctgtcacagcttcctgagtgctgggattaaaggtgtgcaccatgagAGCCCCAAATGTCTTTTTGAATCTTAACAGATAAtgtaagaaacaaaatatttcaattaCATTGCTCATTAGTCTTAATAGTAAGAATTTGGCTTCCTAGGATTCAATGCTCTTCAGACAGGTATGTGATTTGTGGGGGAAATGGGGAAGAATTATGACCATATATTAAGTCCCAGGGTTATAGAACATTATGTGTTGGGGTCTTTAGgaatcagagaaactatttcctATTCTGTATAGTTCTTTCTCTTTGGGATGAGGGCCAGTGGTTTACTGGAGTTAACTAACCCAGGAAGGagaatgtttacattttcaagaaaaacagcCAAGCTAGTTTCTATAAATGGACATAATTATAAATTCTGAGGATTTGCAATTCAATGGGActttaaaagtaattgttggacAGTCACCACTTGCCATATTTCTCACGATTTGGGTCACTTATCTCTGTCACAGTTGTACGGTAGAAATGTTATATGATTGCTACTGATAAATTCCTGTTCATTATTTATGAGAGAGTGTCCCCAGGTAGATAGGGATGAAAATTCCCATATAGAAAGTCTAGCCTCAAACTTCCTGGGGCTCCCCCCTGCTTCTGTCCCTCAGGTGCTAAGATTATAGGATTGTTGCACACCTGGAACAGAGTTCTTTTCAAAcctagcctaggctggtcttgaactcacagtgtagCCAGAGAAGACAGCCTTGAGCACTTGGCCCTCCTACCTCCATCTCCTATGCTCTGGGATTTCAGGCACGCACCCCACACCTGGTTGATACAGGGCGGCAGATGGAGCAGGTGCATGGAGATGAGCAGTCTATAGCCACAGCCCTGAGAGTTGTTTGTAATGGCAGGGTGTCAGTGTGTTCTGGGGATCTGCTGACCACACCGTGAACATGCtcaacactactgaactggacacTAGAAATGCAACTAAAATGTGTCTTCTCTTTGcatttggagacagaatctcacagagcccaggctggctctaaAGTCGATAGTAGCCAAGGATGTCCTTGAAGTTCTGACTGCTCTGTCCTCCACGCTGGAGCCTTTTGATCATGTCCTCACATGTCTGGTCAGTGGCATCTTGGTGGCTTTGAGTAAGCACACCCCTGGAATGTGGAAATACCAGGAAGTAGAgcctttttctccctcctccctggggAATCACTTGTTCAGAAATTACCATGTGTTTTGGTCGGTGTTCTACTACACCGTGGAGACACCATTACCACGCTAACTGTTATACAGGAAACAACTTCATTTAGTTCCTCACAGGCAAGCTGAAGAGGCTGTCTctggatctgaaggcagcaggaagagaaagaaagccactgggcctggcttgagacTTTCCAACATCAAAGCCACCCCCACTGacacactccaacaaggccacacctactccaacaaggccacacctactccaacaaggccacacctactccaacaaggccacacctactccaacaaggccacacctaatccttCTTAAGTAGTGCCATGCCCTAAGGACTCAGCAACTGCCACACACCAAAACTGAGGGCGGGCTTCTGTTCGGGGGTATGCTCATTAGGAGGGAATTGCAATCTCTCATAGAGCCCCTTCATGTAAGTTTGCAAACTTACGAAGTTCACAGCATCCCCAGACCTGAGGCCTGCCTGAGCCAAGTTCACAGTGGACCtgaggctttatttatttatttatatgagaaaGGATCTCCTGTATATTGGTAGCTGTGGCTGACGTGGAACTCCatgggtagaccaggctgatgtTGAACTTGTGGTAATCATCTTGCTTTGGCTTCAACTGGCTTCTGCTGAAATAACAGGGGTGAAGTGCTGTGtcacacctccccctcccccccatctctTTTTGTGATCCTAAttacttgctttatttatttatagacaggctttctctgtgagaCATTGGAATTCCCTGACCTCTCTCCATAAAACAGAGTGGCActgaactcagacatccaccagcctctgcctccccagtgctgaaatcaaaggtgtgtgccgccgCCACACCCAGATCTGTGGTCCTGAGCTAGCTGCACTAAGTGGATTCTGCACCCACAGATCTTTGCTGTGCAGTCTTGTCTCTCTCAAGCTttcaatccctctgcctcagcctctcaggttTATTTTTAATCAGGTGCCTGTGCCTGTATCTGCCTGTGGGTATGGGCATGTGAGGGCAGTGCCCTCAGGGTTCAGGAACAGGAGATTGGAGCCTCTAGAGGTAGGGTTGGGCATGGCTGGAACCATggaacctgggtgctgggaaccaggaaGAGCAGGATGCACTTCTGACTGCACAGTTGTCTCTCCAGCCACAGCAACATGTTTAACATACGGGGTTTGTTCCTTGGTTCCTTGGGCACCATGGGTTTCCCCTGTATTCTGATGTTACATCTGTGAGTGATTCTGTTTagttgggtgtgatggcacattcCCATAAGCCCAGGAAGAGATGCCAAggcaggttggggtgggggttaaGATGTCTTGTAAAAGGCAGTTTTGATAGTGCAGACTGTAACCCCAGTTCTGAGGAGCTGTTCTCTATAATCTCTGCCCTCTTCTTTGCCTCATTATGTGAACTCCTGGTGGACATAACGTTACAATGATGGAGCAGTGACTCATGGGATAGAAACTCTTCTAAATGGAAGACTCCAACTTCCATCTAGACAAATAAAAAGACTGTATGATATGTATGGTGATTAATGTATTTGACAAGGTGATTTGAAAAGGAGACACTGAGGGCACTAATGTAGCACACCTTTGGGGCTGTGACTGCTGAGTGTGTTTCCAGAGATTATTAACTGAGGTGGGAATAATTCATGTGGAcaacccaccctgaatgtgggcagGCACCATCTCATGCCTGGGACCCACCACTCCAATCTCTCCATTGTGGATCCAATGACAATGTCTTGGCTTCATccccctccacatacacacctGTTGTCATGCCCCTGCCACAATCAGCTTTTATGTCACTAGGAAATCTTCCCTCCATTCACCTGCTTTCTTCTGGTTTCCGTCTTGGCAGTGAGAACATTAACGAATCCCCTGAGGAGGATGTGTGGATGCACATGGTTACTTCTGCATCTCCAGATTCGCTCTTCCTGACATCTCAGCACTGTGGCTGTCAGGTCTACGTTTTAGGATCCAAggatcactgaaggaagaccccataCTCAAACACTGAGTTCTCAGAATGGCCGCCAGG
This Mus musculus strain C57BL/6J chromosome 7, GRCm38.p6 C57BL/6J DNA region includes the following protein-coding sequences:
- the Tex101 gene encoding testis-expressed protein 101 precursor produces the protein MGACRIQYVLLIFLLIASRWTLVQNTYCQVSQTLSLEDDPGRTFNWTSKAEQCNPGELCQETVLLIKADGTRTVVLASKSCVSQGGEAVTFIQYTAPPGLVAISYSNYCNDSLCNNKDSLASVWRVPETTATSNMSGTRHCPTCVALGSCSSAPSMPCANGTTQCYQGRLEFSGGGMDATVQVKGCTTTIGCRLMAMIDSVGPMTVKETCSYQSFLQPRKAEIGASQMPTSLWVLELLFPLLLLPLTHFP